ATGAATCGAATCGGGCTTAATATGAGGAATAATTAAGACTTAAATTCGGCTCAAAATAGATATATTGGAGTTTGATTCGAAGTTAGGAAAATTAAAAAAGAACATTTGTTTGTATTTGGTTCGAAAGATTTGAAAATGTTCGTGAACCGCTAAAATTATTATTcgaaaataaatattcaaaatgtttgaaatctatttatttaatatatatttattgtttGCATTTGTCTTAAAAAAGTAAGTTTTCGCAAAAATGACAATTCTAAAACAAGAAAGATATATCATGAATGTCGAAATAAAATGTATTGTAATAAATtattgaaaacattaaattttatggaattttttttagaaaaacttctctattttcttttttaaaaaatcaaatatgaattgaagacatttaaaaacataaatttcaattattatttgcattgattatatcaattcatttaatttgaGATATATTTTTGCGTTATAATGATATATTTAGTTGTTATTATAAACTGTATAAATAATTTAGTTTGCTTTCTGCATCACGTTCAGACGATCAATTTtccatcaaaataaaaaataatgagtACAATGTTTAGTATCACATGTGagctaaatcattcaaaaatacatttgacGCTTAAACTCTGATTATTTCGTTGATATTATATACCCGCATAGTAAATAAATACGTAATTATAtgtgaattttttcaaattatttttaaaattctaatttaagtttgatgttccTTGAAAATATCAATTACATTTAAGTATTTcgattatgattttaaattgtgtgttatttttttatatatttaaaatttaatactcTCTATcacaacttaaaatcataatcgAAATACTTAAAttactttttttatatatttaatgtttAATACTCTCTATcatactaaataaaatataaaagtttttaTACGATATTACATTTTTCAATTTTCCAAAAGAGTGTCCataaactattattattattattattattatgtatcttaataaaactttaaaatatatatcttaattaagatttaatataaatttttttaaatatccaaaaataattatattttaatcaaaatttattcatttaataactgacaaaaaaattaatttttgaaaaatatttatttattgtttaaaatttcgataacaagaaaatatatgattttttaattaataacatTTTCACTTAACAAAGATAAATAAGTCAATTTAACTACAAACTATTTTTATCATCATTTGAGTGTCATATCaaattacataaataaatattttttagaataaatttttataataatatttaaaatttaaatttattcatTTATTATATCAACAATTGTAAATGATTATTCAAACACTAATACTTACTAATTTTAATcataaattacataaaataataCTTTGTGCATCACATCGGTGAAAACTAgtattaataaaataccaagaTTTGCGAGCGCATACAATATAATTGTGCTCGAGTTTGACTCCAAAAAATTCGAATGTGTTAGAGTTCGGTTTGAATATGAATCGAATATTTTTCGAACCGATACAATTCATTTACACGCTTGGTTATAACCTACCTAATCAATCAAATAAAGTTTTTTTAGTTAAAAAATATTACgttattatttatcaatcattTGTGTTATATGCTATTGAATCAATTCAAGGATAAGGTGTAACATATCAATAAAACTAAATCTTGAGTTAAGATAGAGACCTATTAAAAGGGTTATTATGATATAATTTAGGGGGCAAATTTGACAGCAAATTTTTTGTCTTACTGAATTTTTGTGGATTTATCAAAAGTTATAGTTAATGGTAATgatgcaattaaaattttttaaatcgtACATCAGTCCAAGCCTATGTTTCAATTATTCTAACAAGCATGAAGAATTATTACACTTCAACAAACTATCTCTCAATAATTACACTAGAACTGAGCTCACGATGCTATCAAAAACTATAGATGATAATAATTGTgcaacttaaatattttaaactgtACAATAACTTAAACATCACGTTTCGATTGCTCTAACAAATAttgacaattattgcacctcaACATTTGTAAACTAAAGCGAGCACAGGATCCAGGTTACCGGTAGGGCTGCAAACGAATCGAacatgttcgcgagtttttcgagccggctcgataaatattcgattcgtattcgaacttatcgaatttgagccgaactcgaacacgttcgaactttttttcgagccgaactcgagcccaaattattttgttcgatagctcgcgaatagttcgcgagccttaatattttattaatataatataattatatatatatatatatatatatatatatatatatatatttcgaatatttcgagcatttcgagctttcaaaccttaatatccgagcaataattcgaatagttcacgaatatattcgaatatttcgagccgaactcgaactcgaacttcatttcgagccgagctcgagcccaaatatttgaaattatcgaacttcgaatcgagctcaaactcgaatatacctatttcgagccgaattcgagcctgacttttttactattattcggctcgattcggttcgtttgcTAACCTAGTTACCGGGAATATTATCTCCAGTGTGTTTTGTAAAAGATGTTCACGCAGAAATCTCATTgaagaataaaaatattattgatgAACCCTCAAATGTTTTTTGTTGAATTCAAATGTTCGCCTAATCGCATAGAACGATCCCATACTCCATAACCGAACGTATATAAATACCAGGAGCTAAAAGACTACTGACAATTCTTGTTTTCTTCGACTGCTTCTCAAATATCTATGTCGAGTAACATAGGTGGTTTCTCTGATTCTCCGCGAAAACAATCTCGAATATCCACAGTATATAGCAATCAACTACATACCCCAGAAAAAATACTACGTTTTCCACATACATGGAGCCTACAAGATCCAGACATGAAGAATGACAGGCCAATAAGTTTTCACTTTCAAGATCCTTGAAATGGGAACTGCCTGTTTGTTGATGTGATGCAGAAATTTGATTCGAGGCAGGACACGAACTTTTAACCTCCAAGATTCTCAAGCAAAAAAGTGCCCATTTAATTTCTTGATATCCCTTGATGTCATACAGCTTTTTGAACAGGGGATATTTCTTACATTCGAGAATCAGTCCATTTAATTCGGAAGATTTTGATGTATATCAAATCTCTACTACTGCCAAATCAAATCCATCTTTCCAAACACCACTTTAATAATTTTGCGGGATTTTAATTTAAGATATAATTGCTCATAATGGCATCATACACGGACAGGAGTAGCAGTGGCAGTAGTAGTATTATTAGTACCACCACTTTCATGCCAGGGCGGATAGTTATCGCCTTCGATGCCACAAAAAATCGCAATTTTCAGCAGTTGAAAGATATTATTGCTCATATTCGTATGCGGCGTGACATGATTCAAGAAGCGGATAGCATTACCGTGTTTGGAGTGTTGCATAAAGTACTGCACCCCAGTAAGTCTGTGCATTAATCTGATTAGTGGCCAGGGAGGGAGAGAGAACGAGAACTTAagcataaattttattttattttttaaaaaaatttgattagcGTTTTGAAACGAATGTTTGTGCAGTGggttttcaaattcaaattggCTCCAATTCTTTTGTCGGAACTCATGCTCGTGCGATCAAAGAAGATGCATCAAGAAATGTTGATGCATATGTTGGCATGCTCCAGCGCAGTGTAGTAGAATTTGAAAGTGAAGGggtaatatattttactttcaAATTCTTATTCAATCTAAACAAGTTTGGTAcactttctttctttctgcacTATTTACTCGGTTCTTTATTATGTTACTTAGATCCAAATCTGTAGCATGCCCTCTAGATTACTGGTAAAAATATCGTGATCGTTCTGATATTTCCCAATGAATGTGTATTTTTCATTCGTTTTCACCGTTATGTTCCTCGCAGGTTGAAATTGAAGTCAAAATTGCTGTTGGTGCTCCAATAGAAAAGGTTGTCGTGCAAGAAATCGTATCTTCAAATGCAACATGGGCTATACTTGACAGGTATCATTCATTGTTGTCTTTTCTGTCAACTTTTTTATCCTCAATGAGctgaattaaaaaaatttctcgTTTACTATAcatttttctcaattttttttttatcattgctTGTCTGATCTCCATACTAGATTTCCTATCTTTATTCATGGCAAAGTAAGAAGCACAATTAATCATCAATCAGTAATATATGCTCTAGTTTCCCCTTAAAAGCACACCTAAAACTTAATGTCACAAGGATAATTGATAGTTTAGCGTGCCAGGCAGCTAAGAATGGAATTGAGGTTTTATCTTAAGCACATACCTTGCAAGGTCGCTATGGTCCTTGATAACTTATCTTTGGAGGTTGTGAGACCATATGAATCAGACAATTTTAAGGAAATTATCAAGCACAAGCTGCTTTACTCGCTGTCAAAGCCTGTTCTACTCCAACCCTCTCAAGACAACGAGAGTGACAAGAACTCCGTTGTTTCTCTATCCATGGATTCCCCCAGGAGCTCCAATGCTCCAGAATATGGTTCAGCATCGTCATCCATGTCGCACTTCAAGGATAAAAAATCTTTCTTGCAAGGTGAATTTTGCCTCAAATTCTCAGCAAGGATTATCAAGTTATGAAACGCTTACCATGCTGAAACTTATGATCTCTGCCTCTTTCTTGTTCTTGCATGTAACATATACTTTTAATAGGCAGCTCCTATGAACATGAAAATGGATACGACTCTCCACAAGTGATAGTAGAGCAAAGAAGTCTTGAGAATCATTCTGAAGCCCCTGCTTTTGCCACTGCTAGCAAGTCGAAAATGAGGCGCAATTCAATGGGATGTAATTATTCTGAAATACAGGAGGCAACAGATAATTTTTCCAAAGAGAATTTACTTGGAGAAGGTGGATATGGAGTAGTGTATAAAGGGCAGCATCAAAATGGGCAGCTCATGGTTGCGAAGGTGAAAACTGAAGCAAGGACTGAAAGTTTTGCAGAATTTCAGTCTGAAATAGATGTCCTCATCTCTGCACGTCACAAGAACATCGTGATGCTTCTCGGTCATTGTTACGAGGAAAACCTTAGCATATTGGTTTATGAATACGTCACCAATAAATCGCTGCAGTGGCACTTATTTGGTAAGAAAAATTTTCCATCTTAAATAGACCTCCTTGCAACCTCACCTTCGTGTTTAATGGTTTTGTTTTCTTGTGATAGATAATACAGAGCACGTTCTTGAATGGAAACACAGACAATCTATCGCCATTGGAACTGCAAAAGGGCTGCGTTTTCTGCATGAAGAGTGTCGAGGTTCTCCTATCATTCATCGGGATGTGAGGCCAAGCAATATATTACTCAACCAGGATTTTGTTCCCTTGGTAAATCTTTGTGGCTGTTGCCTTCTTATATAAGTTTTCATGCCTGAACTTGGTAGAATAGTGGCATCACGTTGCTCAATACTCGCACTATCGAAGAAGTCTCTAATGGAAGATAAATACGAGTTCAAGATCTTTTAGTATCTTCTTTAGATGTTCTCTTTAAGACACCTCTTGGCTCATGGAATGGGATGATAAGGATCTATGATATAGGGATAATAAATTGATAGATCATTGATATGTAACTATTTTCAACTCCAATTGTTTTAATACTCAAACAAAACTACGGATGAGACATGGACGTGGAGTCCTATCCTTCACACCAAATGGTGCAATGGCAGAAATTTAACCATCCTTTTTGCTTTGAGTTGTCTGGTGGTGAAATTATGCTTTACATCTTATAACATATTCATTTTATTCACGCACAGCTGGGAGACTGCAACATAGCGAAGTGGAAAACGAAGACTATACATTTTCACAGTCTTATGTAAGCATTGATTTTATACTTTGAGATGAAAAAGGTTCCTTTTATGGGACAACTGTCCCTTTTGCCAACTCGAGATGAAGGTTTCTTCTCACCTAAAGCAGATATCTAGCACCAGAGTATAGGGAAAATGGGATTTGTTCTACGAGCATAGATGTCTATGCTTTTGGAATTATTCTGATACAAATGATATCGGGACGTAGAGATGTGGTTCCGACGAGAGACAACCAACAAAGTTCTCTTAAACAGTGGGTATGCTCTTCCTTTCACCTCTTAATTGCTAAAGCTAATGTGTTCGATtgatcattaatttttttccttaaaTTTGACTGACGTAGTATGTTTCAAGATTGATATGCAAGCTATCAAATGAAATAATTGTGACTTGATCTTATTCAAAATAAGCTGACATTGATTATATAATAAGATACCAATGAAGATCTGCTATGGTGGAATTCCAGGCTTTGCCATTAATTCGGAAACTGGCATTAGCAGAGCTAGTTGATCCTCGTCTTGGAAGCTCGTACAGCACACACGAACTCTGCCAAATGGCTGCTGTAGCATACTTATGTGTTCAAACCAAACCTGCAATGCGGCCAACAATGGGAGAGGTATTTTTGTGTGACTCTCTCTGTACAAAAAATTCTTTATATTCTTTGACAATTGTGTTTATATTTAAACAGGATGCTTTTTTGTTGTGATGCGATAAAATGTATGGCTGGTTGGGAATTGTTAACTTGATATATCATGCTACATTAACGTTTCCCTTCACTTGCTCCAGGTGTTGCACCTTCTTGAAGGGGAAAGTGATCGTCTACGCCACTTTACCGAGCAGCTGATGCTTCATCTTGACCACATACAGAGAGACCGACTTAGCTGAGGCCCAGTGATAGTGTATATTCAATTCTCTCTTTCGAGCTTCCATTTTCGGTCTCGTCGTTGCTTGGATTTTGAATATGACTCCACATCACATGATAAAGAATAGCTGGAGACCCCTTAAGCTAGATTTCCTACATTTCTTTACCAACGGTTGTCTGCTTGACATGATCTAATTCTGCCCAGATTCAAGGCTTAGATGTCGATGTCCGGTACAAGCATACAATCACAAGTTCTGACCATCTTTCTAGCAAAAATTACATGAAAACACTAATGTTTAGAAGCTGATGCCTCGTAATCATTCTGTGCATATATTTTTCAGAATAAAACCTATCAAATGAATATCCACTTCTAGGAAGGAAGTTGTGGCGAGGCTGTCCCTCTATCATTCTAATTCTTCCATCTCATCATCAGATAATTATTCCATTTGTTGAATAAATTGTTCACAATAATTTAACTCTGATTGTGACAAATGGGATCCGAACATATCATTTATCAGGACAAAGTTCAGTGCAAATTTCTTTTTCCTTAAATTTGTGTTTCTTTATCTTTAAACTCAACCCTAAAAGTTTGCTCATAAAAAAAAGATTATCTAAATCCTTATATGAAATTCCCAGGGATTTTGTCCAATCGACGTGTTACAATTAATACATTCACTTCACGCCCAAGAATGAACATTTGAAACTTGAAGTTACGAATAACTCAACTATGGGCAGAACGAGTGACCCAACTATAATCAATCTAACACATAACAGTGGAACATGAGCTCTGATATCAGGTTAATATTGGAACTTTGTCTTgactcaaccccaaaagttaGTTCAAGGGAGGACTCCCAGATATTTTATCTAAACAATGTGAGATaattaacatggtatcagaatATATCATTTATGTGTACAAAGTTAAGtgcaaaatataatatatactaaaaaTAATGTACATGCGTTGCACGTAGGAAACATATGTTGAAATAATtagaatttgaaataaaattatagTTAACTCAACAAAAGATAATGATAATAGTATTGTAAATTTTGACGATTTAATTAGCATATGTAACTAATTaggaaaaaaaacatattttttaattttaaaaaaagattttgactactaaaatttttctcatattgtttatttttgttatttgtcATATTCTCGCATATATTTTATTACAATATTCAATTATTACAATCTTTTTTGACAATAAATGATTTGCAACTTTTTATTTACAATGTTATTTGATTATCATTCTCTTTCATATAAATTGACAACAATTTTAACCAGATGCTTTTACTTTCCTGGTTACCTTTAATTTATTAGACACTTATACTTGATAACATATAAACTACACATTATTATAACAATCTATCATCACATAAAAAGTATTGATGGactgatttaaaaaaatattgattaaaTGTTGTCATTTATTtgtaatttataataataatatttttgacaataAATCATCTTCTTACTGATTCTTATTATATctattttaatatttcataTTAACTCATAGGTATAATTAgcacaattaaattaataatgtcaTATTGGTATTAGCTccagaaaaataatatatttaatttttttaattgtttaaatatCTTCACGGGATCATTTGTGTACACTTATCTTGAGAAAAATTCATTTCATTTATAAAGTTTGAATAGTAAATATAACTTTGTAGTATACATTtaatttggaaaatgaaattcATTGTATAACAAACACTTCTTCTATTTCTATTTTTTGTGTAACCCAAAAGAGTTAatattttttctcttttatcttctccaactcactgttaaaatttattaaaaaaatatttatatctagaaaattatttttatttattgtttttctTGTCTATATATTTTGTTATATGTGAACATATATTCCACTTCATTGTCTTAATTGTCATATATATTTACTATATAATTTGTGTACATTGAAGATGAATAAGTTCATTTTGTCGTTTTTTATTATCTGGACTTGGGTTGATTTATTAATATGTAATATGTGATATACATAGATATaagaattttcaaattcaatttATTCACAAAGATTTTTCATAACAAAGGccaactcaaaataataaaaattaggaTTCATATGATTtagaatatattttaataataaaaattaggaTTATATCTTATAAATTttgtaaaattaatatattttaaaatttaaaattattataaataatcttATAAATCttgtaaaattaatatattttaaaatgttaataTTGAAGTGTCGAATAGATGTATTACATCATTATTTAAgaatttttagaaaaaacaatatacatcttaattcacatttaaagattaatatataaataaataattgcgattaatatattataaaataaattattttagttcaaaaatattaaatatgattATTGTAAATGAATTTTTCTTAATTAAGTATAAAATTTTCAGCACATGTGCCGAATTAATTAGAATATTTTCAATATAGTATGTATATAAATGTTTTTCTATATGAATTAGTGATTGAGTCCTTAcgaacatttaaaaaaatgtgTCTTTCTGTTTCTTATAattcaaaatattaaatgaaacaagataaaaaattaattgagaAATTCAAGAATATATGGTTACTTAATTAGTTTAATTGATGTTAGATCCACAATCACTGAGTTTGACAACAATTTTTGTAGAATAAAatacaattataataaattacttGATTATATATGTAATGAAATTTTGTATATTTCATATATGTTCGATTTATTTCATTTATAAGgttgaatttttaaatattatgatataagaTTTGTTATGCATCTTACCATCgataaattcacaaaaaatttatatattaattcaCGCTACCATATAATTCTGGTTTCGCCCAGACTTTTGTGTATTCGTTTGCTTGAATTTATTGTTCCTCATTTTACCAAAACTCATAACATGCCAAACATGAAAgttaatattaatttaaagagatgataatattaatatattgtaATAAACAAATTTATCCCTCTTACTGATAACActaacttaaaaataatatgttgACGAACATATTGTCAGGAATCCAAAAATACAATTCAGATGTTAACTTTGACACTCAATTTTGAGTGATTGCCAAATGTCTCAACGACCCACAATTTTTGGACAACACAGTTACATCacaattttaaaatcaaaatgatatttttcattttatacCAAGAATTCTTGATTGAAAATCGATAATATCAGATATATAGATATTTAATATAAACTCGTGCGAGCTCATTTAGCCCACCTTTAAATGAGTCGACAAAATTTCAACCCAACTTACTTATACTGTTTGGCAGTGCAGACCAAGCCGACGGACCCAAAACCCAAATCGACGGCTCAAATTACAACGATCTTTTACcgtgttttatttgaataatttataaatataaatcgcAAAAAAAATTCGATTGCAAAAAACTTtaatttaaacatataaatTCTAACAAACGGTTACAAGTAAATagatttaaaactttaaaaatatttttgtaaaaaaattatttcacaataaattttttgaccatattttattaaagtatttttttaatataaaccattggaaaaaatattttttaaacgcATAAGTTATAGTCCATGTCACAAAGATAAATTAACGAGgacatgaaaaaaaattaataagacaccaaaaaaaattcacaagtCGATAATGGGTTATTTCtaaactttaattaatttaatttacttattgaaaagataaataaaaaatctaaatcattggattaaaaataacatattataatGTGGGTAGGCACAAAAAAACCAAATATTAATTTACATAATGAAAAGATATCATTGgattaaaaaaataacatattagAATGTGTGTagacataaaaaaattaaatactaaTAATCACACTTATTTAAAACATGAATAAAGATGAAAAAAGAGACATTTAAAGTAAGAAATTAATGTAAAATAAGCAATTAATAACTCCATAAATGAAAATTCACATAAAAAGTcacatatatttaaaatatgaataaggAGGAAAAAAGACACATTTAAAGTacagtgggtctcatgtgagattgtctcacggatcataatctgtgagacgggtcaaccctactcatattcacaataaaaagtaatattcttagcataaaaagtaatatttttttatgggtgacccaaataagagatccgtctcacaaatactacctgtgagatcgtctcacacaactTTTTGTCTTTAAAGTAAGCAATTAACAAGTAATAAGGAGATAAATGAAAATTCACATATAAAGtcacatatttatataaaaaagacACGTTTAAAGTAAGAAATTAATGTAAAACAAGTTATTAATAAGGAGATAAAAAAAAGACACATTTAAATTAAGAAATTAATGTAAAACAAGTAATTAATAAGGAGATGAACGGAaatgcacacacacacacacatatatatatatttatttatttatataaatatatatatatacatatatatataaatataaataaatatatatatatatatatatatatatatatatatatatatatatatatatatatatatatatataaaatagatAGATATATGAGAATGGGAGACAAGAAATTGAGGGCTGCATGTGGAGCTACATGGATAATTTTTAATAGAGCACTACAGCACTGAAGATTAATGTGGTCAACTGGAGGAGCCAACTATGATCAACTGAATGAATGTATGTATAAAataatgtttatttatttttatttttttgatgcAGAATCTTGGTAAAAATGAACTCTATTTCGAGGGATCTTCAAGAAATTGCATATTCTAAAATGGAGTAATGTATGATTTTCAAGTGATTCTAAGCATATATTTATGCCTGAGATCAGAGTATTGTATATTATAGTTATCttgaattttatgattttagaatAAATACTAACATATTTATTGCTATTACATAATAATATACTAGTGCTTTTCCAAGCATATATAGATTACAtatgtatataattttttattttaaaaataatattttttttcatattttttataaagagtgatagaatatctaaaaattcaaaaaaatagataactgtataatttaaaattagaagTATAAATGTAATTGAAGAACTAAAAATAAATGTTAATTTAGGGAAAAAAATCATCAGTAAAGTTATATAGTAAGAGTAattgtaaattaaattaaacttCACCAAATCAATTATAAGTTAGTTAGTATAAATATtccaaattttaattaattaactaatgaACCACGCACATGCGTTACATatagggatgtaatcgagtcgagccgagccgaactcttgaatgtttgagcttgatTCGTTTATAATCAAGCTGAGgtcgagctttatttaacgaatatatccATGGATCACAAGTTTATTCAAGTCTTTATCGAGTTTAAAcaaacttaataaatatgaattatacatttaaattttcattaaattaattaaaaaataaattatatatttaaagaaaaatatattattcttattaaaatttgtaaatttattattaatagatttttctatatattttcataaataatatgcaaaatcaataaatcaaataacaaatatattatttttaatctaaaagattactcatgaacttaccaacgaacatgttcacgagctaacgagccgaatactgtaaagcttgagtttggtttgtttatcttaacgagcctcattaaacgagctcaaacgagcttttatcgaatcgagcttcgaatagctcacaaacaGTTTgattcgtttacatccctagttACATATATAAAATGatgattataatttatataagtgaTAATTTAGGGGGTTTGATATGCAATTTAAAGAAGATGTGATTTAGATTTTGGGGcaaatttgaaataaattttggTATGATTTGACATATGAAAACGGTTATTATGAAGTATACAACTATAGTAATAATATATATAGAACCATGGATTGATaaagtaaattatattttgtttttatcTAATAACTCGTATGTTTTTTATTTGGTCATGTTATCAATCTATCGGTGTATTAAACTAATTTGCCCAATTCAATTTATTCATTGAGTGCTGACGTGGCGACAGATATTATTGTTATGTCTGATATCACGTCATCACTATGaagaaaaatgacaaaaaatgaaaaaaaaaattgtaagttGGTGGATTTAGACCGTAAATTAACTTATAATAAaatcaaaaatgaaaattatgaaCTTATGACCAATTGGTTACGTGTTCAACAATTTATTGGACGAGTTTGTCACACATTGtttatttagtattatttatctGGTTGATGTGGTTTTCAGACTATTTTGTTTAGTCTTATTGAATGAGTTTGTCACACattgtttatttattattgtttatctCAT
The Primulina eburnea isolate SZY01 chromosome 5, ASM2296580v1, whole genome shotgun sequence genome window above contains:
- the LOC140831900 gene encoding proline-rich receptor-like protein kinase PERK8, yielding MASYTDRSSSGSSSIISTTTFMPGRIVIAFDATKNRNFQQLKDIIAHIRMRRDMIQEADSITVFGVLHKVLHPMGFQIQIGSNSFVGTHARAIKEDASRNVDAYVGMLQRSVVEFESEGVEIEVKIAVGAPIEKVVVQEIVSSNATWAILDRQLRMELRFYLKHIPCKVAMVLDNLSLEVVRPYESDNFKEIIKHKLLYSLSKPVLLQPSQDNESDKNSVVSLSMDSPRSSNAPEYGSASSSMSHFKDKKSFLQGSSYEHENGYDSPQVIVEQRSLENHSEAPAFATASKSKMRRNSMGCNYSEIQEATDNFSKENLLGEGGYGVVYKGQHQNGQLMVAKVKTEARTESFAEFQSEIDVLISARHKNIVMLLGHCYEENLSILVYEYVTNKSLQWHLFDNTEHVLEWKHRQSIAIGTAKGLRFLHEECRGSPIIHRDVRPSNILLNQDFVPLLGDCNIAKWKTKTIHFHSLIYLAPEYRENGICSTSIDVYAFGIILIQMISGRRDVVPTRDNQQSSLKQWALPLIRKLALAELVDPRLGSSYSTHELCQMAAVAYLCVQTKPAMRPTMGEVLHLLEGESDRLRHFTEQLMLHLDHIQRDRLS